The genomic stretch ctccaaagaatgctgaagaggaaaaccgagggGGAAGTAGCTACATCGCTGAgtacgcttgatcgggaggtcTGTTCAatcggccaaacagtggaaaagtacttGGCGAACAGGAACATCAGAAAGCGGAAGTCCCGTCCATTGGCTTCGGAGACGAATCGCCACGTGAAGATGGTGGTCCAagccgagacctatctcaccctggatgagaacgactggcagggtactccATATTTTGATttacccacgaaggaagtgacctATGgggtgaaattcatttcatacaccaagttcccaaagaaggtgctgctgtggctgacaatcagcgagaagctctgtaccggccgtgaacggggaaatttatagtatgaagtgcctgccggaagttgcgtcgtttattaAGAAATACCGTAGGGTCgaagacgcggtgctctggccggatctggtgtcggaccactactcgaagcaatcgttggaagagatggagcggctgaaaatcAATGCAGTACCAaggtcggccaacccacccaacgttccccagctgcatcccatccagagtttctggaCAAACCAGAAGCGTGAGACTCACCTCAACAATCTtgacgcgaaaattgaggaggaattgataaatagaacgaagaaagaactcaaaaacatgcctacacgcatgtccaCCATGacgaatgttccggtaaacaCTCGGAAAGCCACTCGCAAGGACGTGGAACTACTTTTGCAAAAGAGCCTACATAATTGCCTTCCATAAGAAACATGAAttctgaacgaaattcgaaaatctattttctcttaaatattccattggcaccctattgttgatgcactgtcaacttttcgtaaaattttgttcaggtatcagaaggtcaccccccccccctcggctacgcctttgtcacccatggaccttccttattccttattacccactcgggaaaataatgtgacgctgACCAATCTGTCTGCTAGATATAGCGGGCAAGGTGCCCGAGAAGGTAATCCTTAATAGACGTGTGAGATTCACTGAATGCGAAACCGGTCTGTCGAGCAACCAATTCAGCTTCCGTAAAGGTAGGTCTACCGTGGATGCTTTTTTCATGGTCGATGGCAAGATCACGTTTGGGAGCCACATCGACTATACCTGTAGGAGAGCTTCTGCGGCTATAGCGGCAATATCACGTATGATGTTATATAGTTTGGCAGTATGTAAGCTTAAGCCTTTTGCTAGCAACGTCTATACTCATGTATGGTGGGCCAATGTGGTTGAAAACTTGGGTACTTCCTGTTACCGCTgtaggctcatgtgcctgagggttaaGTGTCATACTAGGTAATATGCGTCCTGGCtagaggatgtgcgacgactaGATTATCTAGCGGGCAGTCAATACGGCTGCTTTCCAGATCGTTCTTAAGTTGGAAGGTAACAATCGACGGGCCAATAATTGGAACTCCAGTGAAAGCTAACTGCCCGTTTCCAGGTTGTTAACTAAGAACGAAGCACAATCATCTCTTCCTTCTAACGGtagttccagaaaaaaatatagctggAGACTGATGGGTTTTAATGGGCTGGGTCTAGAGACCACCTTGGAAAAAAGAGTACCGCAGGGTTTGGTCCTGggcccagattttttttttcttcataaattgGGCCAAGAATTGtggattattatttataacgacATGTTGAAAATAAAGcaccctgtaggggttgtgatcgttggcttTGCGGGCCAAATCTACGGCAAGTCGATCGAACAGGTTGAGTTGACGACCGCGCATTCTATACACACTACAGAAactacagaattacagaaagcTTGAAACGGTGTACCTTAatacggaggtcacggttgtgaataaccgtaaatcagagcaacaggtgGTGATCAGAAACAGAGACAACACCATTGCCTCGAAGCGATCTCTAAAGCATTTAAGGGGTTAtgtacctttttggtcgagaaaaatgagggaagtttgaatctatttttaagtgcatagcaccgttttcattgcatcaaaggggtatttttctgaaagtacagtttatcaacaacaacaaaaatacgtttgattttgagatataccaattattactggagaaTGTCACCTTGGGAAAAAGAATCTTTTTGCTACTCACACCTTGGAAAAAAGTACAAATTTCAATGGTTTTGTATAAATATAAACTTCAAAAACTTCAAAAGAATATTTGAACGTCAGCCTTATCGTAAACAAGAAGAATAATTTCCTTTAAAATAGGTTTAGTCATCTTCGAGTAACGGGAGTAATTTGAGGAGGTTGTTATTTTCCGAGTTACTCATTCAAATCGATACTCATTGAAATACGGATCGTTGTTCAAGAAAGAACTAAAGGATTCAGAGCACAACCTCAGACCATTCAATCCAATCGCTCCCACCTTTTACCTCTTCCAGCAAAGTTGATCCCCTTCGCTGTCAGAAAGCGAAAAGTTAATTTAGAAGAAATGGTTTGCAGCGATGCTAAATCCCTCGACATTGACACTGATGCAGCGAGCAAACAGCTAAAGGACCACAAACACCAAAAGCCACAATAAATTTATTCCGGTGAAATTTCCAAATTAAAAGCGAACTCCAAACATGAACGATTCGTTTTGCCGTTGCCATTTGCCGGGCTCAAAAAGCCACAGAGAAGATTAAATGTTCTTCTGGAAAATAAACATTACCCCATCCTGGCTGGCTGCCGAGAGATTTTGCGTGCGCCGAGAAAGCGTTCTGTTTTCACCCTCCCCCCTTCACAAGGGCCTACAGGAGGAGCAGATCGCAGAACACATTTTAGGTAAATTGTTTTAACCTCTGTAAAACGTAGTACGTCGTCTCGCAGCCTGGAAATAATGGAACCATGAAAAATAACGCGAGGCtaaattatataaataaaaagttGGTAGGTACTTTGCTATATTCATACTTTTAGGAAGTATGGGAAGAAGTGCTGTGATAATTGATAGAAAAGTTGCTCActtttaacatttcaaaagtcatgtatattgaaaagttttttgtaaatcaaaattGGCCTGAGTGGCATATTAATCAAATGGATATGGAACTTGAATCCATAAGAAAACTTTTCGTATGAAAGCACGTACAGAAATCGAGGCCGACCGCCGATTGACACAAACAAAAAATGCTAATAGAGTCATCGACGAGAGAAAAAAGTTGgcgtttttttgcaatttttatgATTATGGAACTGCCATCTTCGGtcggaaagtttttttttttgtcgtcaGTATTACCGATGTTGAAATTGCATTCAGCTTACCATAAGAATGCCACTTACCTCGGCTGACTTCAAGCGTACAGAAGCAGGAAGAGCAGGAAGTACTGGAATATTCTTTGTGACAGCTTCGGAAAGAAGGCCGCAGTTTAGCTCGATGCACTTTTCTTGTAGGAAACAGTTTCAGTGCTTTCCACCCGTCTGCCCGAATCGCAGGGACGTTACCCGAAATTGCCATCCTAAAGTGATGCTGCTGCCGGCTGCCAAgtatgaaaatttgtttttcatacaCGAGCACCCTTCCGTCGGTCGTACTGCTGCGGGGACCCGCACCTGACAAGTTGGGAAGTTTCGGTTGACAACCGGCAGCAAGAGCGTCCGACCACGAACTCCGGACGGAAAATGTTAATTTTATTTACGATCTTGATTTTTATACCGCGGACCGCACGTGGGCTTATGACATCCCGGCAGGAGTGACACTTTTTTTCCTCCTGCTTGGTAGCATATGGCGAATGGTATCGGCGGAATGGAATTGAGTAAAAAGTTTTTTCCTATCTTGAGGAATACTAATGCTGCTGAGAAAGTAACGACGAGCGCTTGCTCGGTCGAAGGATAAAgaataaaagtttgaaaatcATCACTCCCTTCGGAATAAATCTTAAAAGCTTTCGGtagtttaaagtttcaaaattgaaCCGGGAGTTTTTTATCGGTCCTAATGTGACTGCCACTggatgtcattttttttctttgctactTTGGAAATGTGGTGACTCTTAGGGATGATTGAGCAGTTTCCTAAGAGTGGTTTAGAGTTTAGACAGTTTACTCgaaagtttttcactatttcaaCGCTGCAATTCTGATTAATCGTTCTTTAGTCCAAATCTGTGCCGGTTTTGATCTTCCAGTTCCGGTATCAAATTCAATTTTGCTATCGTAAACCATTGTTCCACCCACAAAGTCCCAACTCATCATTCGGAATGGCATTAATGGGAGTTTTTGATTACCCTTAGTAAATCACAAATCCtacaaaatggcaaaacttTTGCCATGTCAGTTTACTGATCCCATCAATCAAAAGCCGTTCTCCGTTTGAGTTTCTGAAAGGACGAAACCGGAGCGGAAACATCAGCTTGACTCAAACAAAAAGCTGCCGAGTGCTTCCAGAAAAgacaaacatcattttcacCTATTGCTACTACCTTTCCGGTGCGGTTGGCACTcccacatacatacacacttaCAGACGGCTGAACAGTCCCTTGAAGCAGCACACACTGTCCGATAGGGTACTTTTCGCTAGCAACTGAGTTTAGCCTTGGAGTGTTTTACCGTGTCAATTCGCttgattttgtagaaaaaaaacctaaattaatccacctagcggtcagactcagcctttctcattcaaacttattatttgtaaaaatagatctacatgaatgcttaaatacAAAAAGGggtattcactctttgggttctaaaagattgatgttgtaattaaagtataaaatatgaaatttgacgtaatgttagtgcttcagaaatagcgaaatataagaaatgactcttaatttcgaacaatttaatcacgagcgataccgggaacgttcaaatagtacgataccacattcaaatcatgttgaggccatatatattgatcaaagcagctatagtgttgaaaagtctttgaatttcatttctctacaaaacttttgaacagtatatcaaatttctatgaagtttgttatttgtaagtttgagagatgactcgtttgtatgacactagttatgttcaaataagtcgtgtaatacctaagataatagactttcgttgttttacaaattaaaacataacgaatgcttaagtttgattacaatcaaatgaaaagggaacgtatgggggagccaaactttgaaaccacgtgttcaatcataattcatcagttgacCCTTAAcgatcccgttcattcgatatcaatattgttcaaatctgttgtgtagtttctaggataatgaagtttagttattctcacatttcgatacatcacagacgaagttacattccgattacagcaaaattcaatagggtgttatgaggcagctagacctttcattcgatactaattctgtggaaatcgggtcaaccatctctgagaaaagtgagtgagcccaagtagtcatcagaatatgtttctcttcatagctggattttaacatttttaaacataacaggtaaagtaataatccgtttgcaaaaaaaatcaataggatcttatggggcaacaagactttccatatgacattgATTTTCTGAaagtcggtccagccatctctgagaaacatgcgTGAGATTAaccagtctccagaacacgtttctttctgtaacttctgaaccatttgttcaatcttcataaaattcaaactttgagggtttttaggtagcccgttcatttgaaaccaattttgttcaaatcggttgtgtagtttctgagatattgatgtttcgtgatttttacattttgatacataacctctaaactagaaatcagattacaacaaaattcaatagggtctttcagggcaactagacctttcatttgcaattgatttcattgaaatcgattcagcaatctctgagaaaatcgagtgagattgggagagcgttacacacacacatgcagaaaatgctcagctcgtcgaactgagtcgagtgatatacgacattcggcccttttgagcatatttatacctttagtttttgcagtgattgctatacctttctaggagaaaggcaaaaagtgaaatgatagaaatgactttaaattccaacttcaatcccgagcaaggccgcaaacattgaaatagtacaatattaaatttaaaaaaattaaaatttaaattaaaattaaatttgactccaaatttaaatgatgttgaggccacatattttgatcgtagtaatacttttaaacagtctgcgggtttcgtttcttcctataactttcaaaccacatgtttaaacattatgaaattcattgttaaagggtttaaaagcccatttatttgaattcaactatgttcatagcttctgagatataagagcgtttttcacattctgacgcagcgccaaaactaaaagtttgattacaatgaaattcaatagcaacctaggcggcaaatagacccttcatttgacaccaagatagaaaaaatcggtcagaccatctctgagaaaagtgagtgcaaaagaaaggtgcacatacacacgtacacacccacacacaaacatatacacctatacatgcatatatgcagaaaatgctcgattcgttgaactgagttgagtagtatatgacattcggccatttcaatcatttttctaccttttaattagccagtgatcgttaggagaatgtcaatatgtttaccttcattatgtgatttcacatttttatgaataacggacaaagttacaatccgattacaatgaatttcaatagaaacctatggggcaattagacctttcatttgacactaattttgtgaaaatcggttcagccatcactgagaaaaatgagtgagtttaaacaatctcaggataaattttctttacataacttttgaaccatatgtttaataataacgaaattcaaaagttaagggttctagGGACAgctcaatcatttgaaaccagttttattgaaatcggttgtgtggtttctgagatattgatgtttcgtgatttttacattttgatttataacctctaaactaaaaatccgattacaatgaaattcaatagcaacctatggcgcaactagacctttcatttgcaattagtttcatgaaaatcggtccagccatctctgagaaacgtgagtgagaaaaaaaagttgcacatacacacacacacacacacatacacacatacatactgaAAATGCTCAGTGCaccgaaagaagtcgagtggtatatgacattcggccattgggaccacttttatacctttggtttttccagtgattgctatacctttctaggagaaaggcaaaaaacaaaaaaaaattctgtaatGATACAAGCGAAGATGCTACTTTTTGAAACGCCACCACTAAAGCCACctacgatgatgatgatggtgatgacgACAAGGCTGAAACAGTACCGATTCCCGGGCTTGGTCCGGAAAGCGGAAGAAAAAAGATGAGAAAAGTTTCTCGTTTCAAAGTTGAGCTTTTGTTGTTCTTTTTCTTTCTAACCGACACTTGTTTCAGCTCGATGGAAGTGCTCCTTGAGAAGGCTAATCAGTTGTTGGTTTTCCCAGCTATGCGGTGAAGGATGTTTGTAGTAGCTTTTTCGTAAGCGTTGATTCAATTAAacatttccagaaaaaaaataaaaggctGAAAATCGTGGGTTAATTGTCAGCTGGTGGCGAATAAACAGAAAGTTGAATTTCGAATTGGAACGCTAACTCAAGTATTGTCTTACGTTATAATTCGGTGcatttaatttttgtcattACTCTACTGCTATTCCCCCCAAATCGGTTTATTCATTGTTCACTCTCAATAGAccaatatgatttttttgagcAGCATTATCATAAACGGTGTTGCATGCTCACATTTAAACGAAACAGCGATTTGTTATGTAAGCACCTAATAAGTAGTTTAAATTGCTATTTCCGTAAACAGACACAATTCGAATGATCCATGACACAATCACAAACACTTCGACAGCTCAGCAAAAAGTGTGCACCAGCATCCGACCTAAAGATTAATCATTATCAAAAATTCCTTGGCAAATAATGACGACACAGGCACAGGAGTTTACGTTCGAGCCTTATCAGTTCCGAACGGAGTGTCGACGTTTGCAGTTCAGCATCGTTTACGAGATTTGACAATATGAGCAAGCTGCTACTGTTGATGCTGGTTGCCTTGAGCGGTATGTAAATTTACTGGAAGGAACGGTTCGAACGGTGCATAAATTTGAAACTTGCCCAACTTTTAGTGATCTACGCGAAAAACTGCACCAACAAATCGCCTTTTTCGTACCATGAGCTCAAACACTCGAACCATTCGAAGCGAGTCAACGCGACGCTGGAGGCGGTATTCAATCGAAAAGGATTCAATTTTACGTTAATGGAAGGCTACTCGTGCCGCAACGCTACGGGTAACGTTTACTGGTATCACGTGTTGCTGGATAAAGACTCCACCCGATCGGAGGTGTCATATCTTGAAACGCTCAACGGGTCCAAACGAGGCAGGGTTGATTATCTGGTTTATGAAGCTAACAAAGCTCACTACGTGTACCGTTGGAAGATTGCTACAATAAAGTGAAGCGTGTGAAGATTGAGCATCGAGTcgaaattcgtttgttcagattCATTCTAAAACAGCTGTTaaggagaaacaaaaaaaaaaatcaaaaaagattaTCCCTACACGTTTGTTACACAAGCCGTATGAATactagtaaattttttttcatctccaAACCAACAGTCTATATTTGCTATATTATCCTATCCAATCAGCTCGCCAATCCCCGTAGGCCAAAATTGTTTGCAAAAGGATACAAGTGCGATATGCTTACCAAGTGTATTCTATCCATCTATCGTGCCGGAGTCGAGATGCTGCAGAGCAGTGTTGTCCGCATTCTTGTTGAATTTTCCAAATCGGTCACACTTCGATGCGAACTCGCCGGGCAACACGGTTGCTTCGCGATTCTTGTGGGCCATACTAAAACTGAGACGGACTCGGTTCCTGACACGGTAAACAATAGTGATGCTAAGGCACAACCACATCacagacacatacacacgaacataGGCATGTGGTACATTGGTGGTGGTCTTTCACTGATGCAGTGTGATGTCGTTGGTTGAGGATTTGTCCCCCTAGGGAAGTGGTTGCAGCTCAGCAAGATCGATGGTGCCAACAATTGCAGGAAAATTGTCGGAAACGCGAAACTCAAACATCACACAAACGGGGAAAAACTTCTTTTCAGTAACCTGCGAGAGCAAACAAAATTAAACCAACTTTTGTAGCATTTGGTGATGGAATAGTGTTAGAAAAAGTGCTCCGTCACTATCAGGTTTGTTTTTTTACagaaacacacaaaaaagcTGCAATAGTTTTGCTGAAAACCGTTTCTTTTGCACGTTACTGTATAAAGTTATGCTACATGTTTTTTGGTGATATAGGTGATACATATTACCAACTTTAATTTACCTActaacccggacgaacacatacgattcgcatagattccctaggattcctcgcATTGGAATCGTGAGCGTCCGTGAAATGGAATTCTGGAAAAAGAATCCTTAGGAATTCCCTGTCTATGAGACTTGGATTCTTGATTAAGAATCGTGTAGTTAGAATCTATTTCTGCAGGATTACACATTGGAATCCGAAGACTTCTCataacacgattctcattcaagaatcctagtcccATATACAGGGAATTCctgaggattttttttctaggaTACCTTAAAGAGGACGCCCACGATTCCGAtatgaggaatcctagagaatctatgcgaatcgtatgtgttcggcCGTGTATGTATGAATTGACTCTACCCGGGACATCATCCGGACGAACACACAggtttcgcatagattccccaggattcctcacattggaatcgtgagcGTCCGTGagaaggaatcctgaaaaaagaatccccATGTCCTGTCTATgggactaggattcttgaatgagtaTCGTGTTCTGGTAATTCTTCGGATATAAAATCTTTCACTTTGACTAttatgtgctcgacggggtaccagggtacccacaaattaaaattctttcatCTTTTGccattttcatccgatttcgatAGTTACAACGCCAAAAGATTAGGTAAATGATTTACTTTCAAATGAGCGTTAGCGGTGCGTTGAAAGAATTTTCTTTCTCCCAGGAATTCGGTTTTCTGAGGAAATGTTCCAAAACTGAGgaattttatgagtatttttgaaaataatctgacaataattggttcaatttttttaaaactatctTCACAGGCCATTTCTATGATTTGGGTGTTTTGGTGGTATGCCCTCGAAATGGTCCTTCCGGGACAGATTCCAATTGGGCTTTTGgtgaaaacaattaaataaaacGAGATCAAATACCACATAATATacgtattttcggaaccgggatgacGTCCAAAGACCGAAAAACGATCCCTGACGGCaacttgaattccaagatgacgacttccggtttgcataaacaacctaaaatggccgaataccacgcAATTTGGGAATTTTCGGCATCGGGCTGAtgataaatttggaatcatttttttgTAACCTCTTtgtgtttttaaaaatgtttctcaGATATGTTTAAAACCCTTCAAGAATTTCGaataaaataagatataatcgTTTTATTCTTGTTAATAGTGGTACTATTAAGTTTTTTGGGTAtaacttgaaattatttttataacctttgttttaactttttgagGCACTTCCAACTAAGCTGTGagctaaaattaaaaatagttttatttttagcCTGATCCATCTATGGCGTTACTTTTAtagttaaatttgaaaatacTTTTCTGCTCTGTCTTTTTCACCAATTGCGCTGAATTTTAATCATTCTCGTTTTGGCTTTTTGTTCTAGTTCTAGCGATCTTCGAGCACGCAGAAAAAAGCATGCAGGTATATTGTTCGCATAAAGTAGATAAAGTTCATCATTGAGGTTTAGAAAGCTCttgtaatttatttcaaaacattAGTTTAAGAAGATTTCTTCGTTACGGGTGTTTTGAATATTTGACATTTAATGTTAAACCAAGCACAAACTAGCCATGTATTTTCTACTAATTGGTATAGAGCGGAAGATTGCGGGCTCGAATCTCACAAACCACTAGCATATTATATAGAAGATTCAACTAGAGACATTGTTGATGTAACCCTAGTGTACGGTTACATTAACAATGTCGTCGCAGGTTCCTCCTTTTTTCTTTTCTAGTCCggtattaggggccatccacataccacgtggacagatttttaacgattgttTTTTGTATTCTTAGGGTTAACCAAAGAAAACTTTGTTATtacatttaaattgaaaaaataaagcaaaatatctgtttttttttgggacCCTAGGTCAGTTACGTCAAATTGCTCTAAATCGGTAAATTTAATAGCTACAAGCTTTGCCGAAGAATGTATacaattatttctgcaaataaaaaatgtttatttatagtttattttgtttcgttgattttagggccaccctaattttcatttgcacataaataaagGACTTAATATAAGTAACAACTCCTTAGAAGAAACTATTActttaaaaccacaaaatcacatcgaaaagctcatgtccgcctaaattgcgttactgtaccactgtgcaatgagtttagttaccttttccactacaagagggggtgttccctatgCGTCTTCTCGAaattatatgggaaattcgcCGGTGAActataccttaccttaccaaacagtcccaagcccgggtgtggcctttgctgtacgtaagagtcgtctccattccactcggtccatggctgcagttcgccagcattgcagtctgcgtagggtccgcaggtcgtcttacacctgatcgatccaccttgcccgctgtgcacctctccgtctcgtccctgacggattggtttctagaaccatctttaccgggctgtcgtctgacatccttacaatatgcccagcccaccgcagcctgcctatcttagcggtttggacgatagatggctccccaagcagctcctgcaggtcgtggttcattcgccttctccacactccgttttccatatgcagtccaccgaaaatggtacgcaagaccttccgctcgaagaccgcaagggcgcgttggtcctccacaagaatagtccatgtctcatgcccgtagaggactaccggtctgatcagcgtcttgtagatggtttacttggtgcggcggcgaattctactcgatcgaagcgtcctccggagaccaaagtatgcacgattttctgccataatgcgccgttgaatttctctgctggtatcgttgtcggcagttaccagtgagcccaggtacacgaactcatcgaccacctcgatttcatcaccaccaatttgagctcgaggtgggaggttactgatactgttactgtcttcttttgaaccccttcctttcatgtacttcgtcttcgatgcattgatgaccagtccaatccgtttggcttcagcctttagtccgatgtacgtatccgccatcttcacaaaggtccgagccacaatgtcaatatcgtcggcgaaaccaaacagtt from Wyeomyia smithii strain HCP4-BCI-WySm-NY-G18 chromosome 3, ASM2978416v1, whole genome shotgun sequence encodes the following:
- the LOC129730312 gene encoding uncharacterized protein LOC129730312 → MSKLLLLMLVALSVIYAKNCTNKSPFSYHELKHSNHSKRVNATLEAVFNRKGFNFTLMEGYSCRNATGNVYWYHVLLDKDSTRSEVSYLETLNGSKRGRVDYLVYEANKAHYVYRWKIATIK